A window from Brachyhypopomus gauderio isolate BG-103 chromosome 6, BGAUD_0.2, whole genome shotgun sequence encodes these proteins:
- the LOC143517024 gene encoding mediator of RNA polymerase II transcription subunit 30 isoform X2 yields MANMPSLQQPAHMPPGSVSGPGPGPGLPSIPPNQGALREISPVFLCRIGQETVQDIVTRTMEIFQITRATQLPNGVTQSQAAYQDRFSKLQEHLRQLTLLFRKLRLLYERCMEMTSDLQESPTEMVPYVGGETPPVRVEPCSPSVSQDRQEVLEKVRQKNQEMKVLMEQMRNLLWDINAMLTMRK; encoded by the exons ATGGCCAACATGCCGTCTCTGCAGCAGCCGGCGCACATGCCTCCCGGCTCAGTGTCCGGTCCCGGTCCCGGTCCGGGTCTGCCCTCCATCCCCCCGAACCAGGGCGCCCTGCGCGAGATCTCCCCCGTCTTCCTCTGTCGCATCGGGCAGGAGACCGTGCAGGACATCGTCACCCGCACCATGGAGATCTTCCAGATTACACGGGCTACTCAG CTGCCAAATGGTGTGACCCAGAGTCAGGCAGCATATCAGGACCGCTTCAGTAAACTCCAGGAGCACCTGCGCCAGCTCACTCTGCTCTTCCGCAAACTGCGGCTGCTCTACGAGCGCTGTATGGAGATGACCTCCGACCTCCAGGAGTCGCCTACTGAG ATGGTGCCGTATGTCGGGGGCGAGACGCCTCCGGTGAGGGTGGAGCCCTGCAGCCCCTCAGTGAGCCAGGACAGACAAGAGGTTTTAGAG AAAGTACGTCAGAAGAATCAGGAGATGAAGGTTCTAATGGAGCAGATGAGGAACCTCCTGTGGGACATCAATGCCATGCTCACCATGCGCAAATGA
- the LOC143517024 gene encoding mediator of RNA polymerase II transcription subunit 30 isoform X1 encodes MSTSLPPQKGPGPVMANMPSLQQPAHMPPGSVSGPGPGPGLPSIPPNQGALREISPVFLCRIGQETVQDIVTRTMEIFQITRATQLPNGVTQSQAAYQDRFSKLQEHLRQLTLLFRKLRLLYERCMEMTSDLQESPTEMVPYVGGETPPVRVEPCSPSVSQDRQEVLEKVRQKNQEMKVLMEQMRNLLWDINAMLTMRK; translated from the exons ATGTCGACCTCTCTACCTCCTCAGAAGGGTCCTGGTCCAGTGATGGCCAACATGCCGTCTCTGCAGCAGCCGGCGCACATGCCTCCCGGCTCAGTGTCCGGTCCCGGTCCCGGTCCGGGTCTGCCCTCCATCCCCCCGAACCAGGGCGCCCTGCGCGAGATCTCCCCCGTCTTCCTCTGTCGCATCGGGCAGGAGACCGTGCAGGACATCGTCACCCGCACCATGGAGATCTTCCAGATTACACGGGCTACTCAG CTGCCAAATGGTGTGACCCAGAGTCAGGCAGCATATCAGGACCGCTTCAGTAAACTCCAGGAGCACCTGCGCCAGCTCACTCTGCTCTTCCGCAAACTGCGGCTGCTCTACGAGCGCTGTATGGAGATGACCTCCGACCTCCAGGAGTCGCCTACTGAG ATGGTGCCGTATGTCGGGGGCGAGACGCCTCCGGTGAGGGTGGAGCCCTGCAGCCCCTCAGTGAGCCAGGACAGACAAGAGGTTTTAGAG AAAGTACGTCAGAAGAATCAGGAGATGAAGGTTCTAATGGAGCAGATGAGGAACCTCCTGTGGGACATCAATGCCATGCTCACCATGCGCAAATGA
- the ncdn gene encoding neurochondrin isoform X1: protein MSIASDFYIIWWKLLRMAESEGSMSPEEPPRAEGCRPALDSLSAAQREVLERSLHALIHAKNDSHILAALLLITRLCPASQLDKATLHRIFEAVGFNLPARLLVTAVRASESSQLPPADLVSLGTALLAGLSTDQDMATHPQMLITIPLLLDLLEGGMPVSKKQNQSTPAEDTCPHAHAASSQTHKSTSQEAAQERPPGLQSGVEPGEVPASALDEAVAADCYQVLNTLCALPRGPDQLLARGAVPALCRAVCKKQTLSCEKGLPLLAQLLSSSVRQRAWSKHPSELSSLLVGISKDFSQAPKQDQLEMCSRIPQFLPPPGGETQTQELRDVVSGLWVTIRPMVQGKLSAEHLGPVLVLSACMLDLFGWEPAGPPKFCCLLVNRACVEVRMALEEPPGTRLSPQQQNVLTACFRIMEAAMEQACSQGASQSPAQPQTAMAGLSLQQSRQVLGVLEEAFSAVIYYLQQVDPSQYDDPFLFATFRSLCVWLAEETLCLKEEVTALLPFLIGYAKYHLQEQNGKGLADWMSDMSVGDGSQTGAWTGEDVLRYLLPALCHLSAEENPRKVLLSLDVPALLVAFLSRAWGALRTRSGKNATRDSSLETACSTLLNFTVTEPDRVRTDACFTTLEALLSEALPVLLHKPRLLVLAANYCTLGLMIGRLKTFTGPVENSQRRFFSSALRFLLGPLQAGEGGGLARVSPAWEQWWEEAAELWRLGLQALGGCVNAQPWIATLAREEGWLQDTLNLLQSSSSLPDLQTQDALEEALCAIARKCPLCCQDVSACMRTAGRNALYRMAQLRTLLRD, encoded by the exons ATGTCGATTGCTTCTGATTTCTATATA ATATGGTGGAAGCTGCTGAGAATGGCGGAAAGTGAGGGATCCATGAGTCCCGAGGAGCCCCCGAGAGCGGAGGGTTGCCGTCCTGCCCTTGACAGCTTGTCTGCTGCTCAGCGTGAAGTCCTGGAGCGCAGTCTTCATGCACTCATTCACGCCAAAAACGACAGCCACATATTGGCAGCGCTCCTCTTG ATTACACGGTTGTGTCCAGCCAGTCAGCTGGATAAGGCAACCTTGCATCGTATCTTTGAAGCAGTGGGCTTCAACCTGCCTGCCCGACTTCTGGTGACCGCTGTCCGGGCGAGTGAGAGCTCTCAGCTGCCCCCCGCAGACCTGGTGTCCCTGGGCACAGCCTTGCTGGCTGGTCTCAGCACAGACCAAGACATGGCAACTCATCCCCAGATGCTGATCACCATCCCTCTCCTCCTGGACTTGCTGGAAGGTGGCATGCCAGTCAGCAAGAAGCAAAACCAGAGCACGCCTGCAGAAGACACGTGTCCACATGCGCACGCTGCATCCTCTCAGACACACAAAAGCACCTCGCAGGAGGCGGCACAGGAACGTCCCCCAGGGTTACAGAGTGGCGTTGAGCCAGGTGAGGTTCCTGCCTCTGCCCTGGATGAAGCAGTCGCAGCTGACTGCTACCAGGTTCTCAACACTCTGTGTGCCCTCCCGCGAGGCCCGGATCAGTTGCTGGCACGCGGTGCCGTCCCTGCCCTGTGCAGAGCCGTTTGTAAGAAGCAGACACTCAGCTGTGAGAAGGGTCTCCCGCTCCTGGCTCAGCTCTTGTCCAGCAGCGTTAGGCAGCGGGCATGGAGCAAACACCCATCAgaactctcctctctccttgtTGGCATCTCCAAGGACTTCAGCCAAGCTCCTAAGCAGGACCAGTTGGAGATGTGCTCACGGATACCACAGTTCCTTCCACCGCCAGGAGGCGAGACACAAACCCAAGAGCTCAGGGATGTGGTCTCTGGTCTGTGGGTGACGATACGTCCAATGGTGCAAGGTAAACTCAGCGCAGAGCACCTGGGCCCGGTCCTGGTGCTGTCGGCTTGTATGTTGGACTTGTTTGGATGGGAACCGGCAGGTCCGCCCAAGTTCTGCTGCCTGCTGGTGAACCGTgcatgtgtggaggtgaggatggCTCTGGAAGAGCCACCGGGGACACGGCTCTCCCCGCAGCAGCAGAACGTGCTCACTGCCTGTTTCCGGATCATGGAGGCAGCCATGGAGCAGGCTTGCAGCCAGGGGGCTAGCCAAAGTCCTGCCCAGCCTCAGACTGCCATGGCTGGGCTGAGTCTACAACAGAGCAGGCAGGTCCTGGGGGTTCTGGAGGAGGCCTTCTCTGCTGTCATTTACTACCTGCAGCAG GTAGACCCAAGCCAGTACGATGATCCATTCCTTTTTGCCACGTTccgctctctctgtgtgtggctGGCGGAGGAAACTTTGTGTCTGAAGGAGGAGGTCACTGCCCTCTTGCCCTTTCTCATTGGCTATGCCAAATATCACCTACAAGAGCAGAACGGCAAAGGGCTGGCTGATTGGATGTCAGACATGTCTGTCGGTGACGGTTCACAAACAGGAGCGTGGACAGGGGAGGATGTCTTGAG ATATCTCCTCCCGGCTCTCTGCCACCTGTCTGCTGAAGAGAACCCGAGAAAGGTTCTCCTCTCCCTGGACGTGCCGGCCCTGCTCGTGGCCTTCCTCTCTCGTGCCTGGGGGGCCCTGAGGACCCGTAGTGGGAAAAACGCAACCAGAGATTCCAGCTTGGAAACAGCCTGCTCCACGCTGCTCAACTTCACAGTCACAGAGCCGGACCgagtcag GACTGACGCTTGCTTCACCACGCTTGAAGCACTACTAAGTGAAGCACTTCCTGTGCTCCTCCATAAGCCACGCCTCTTGGTCCTGGCAGCCAATTATTGTACTCTGGGGCTCATGATTGGCAGACTAAAAACATTCACAG GTCCGGTGGAGAACAGCCAGCGCCGGTTCTTCTCCTCCGCCCTGCGGTTCCTCCTCGGGCCGCTGCAGGCGGGTGAGGGGGGCGGGCTGGCCCGAGTCAGCCCCGCGTGGGAGCAGTGGTGGGAGGAGGCGGCCGAGCTCTGGAGGCTCGGCCTGCAGGCCCTGGGCGGCTGTGTGAACGCTCAGCCCTGGATAGCCACCCTGGCCAGGGAGGAGGGCTGGCTGCAGGACACCCTGAACCTGCTGCAGTCCAGCAGTAGCCTCCCGGACCTCCAGACCCAAGATGCGCTGGAGGAGGCGCTGTGTGCCATAGCCCGGAAGTGCCCGCTCTGCTGCCAGGATGTGAGCGCCTGCATGAGAACAGCAGGCAGGAACGCCCTCTACCGCATGGCACAGCTCAGGACGCTGCTCAGGGACTGA
- the ncdn gene encoding neurochondrin isoform X2, which produces MAESEGSMSPEEPPRAEGCRPALDSLSAAQREVLERSLHALIHAKNDSHILAALLLITRLCPASQLDKATLHRIFEAVGFNLPARLLVTAVRASESSQLPPADLVSLGTALLAGLSTDQDMATHPQMLITIPLLLDLLEGGMPVSKKQNQSTPAEDTCPHAHAASSQTHKSTSQEAAQERPPGLQSGVEPGEVPASALDEAVAADCYQVLNTLCALPRGPDQLLARGAVPALCRAVCKKQTLSCEKGLPLLAQLLSSSVRQRAWSKHPSELSSLLVGISKDFSQAPKQDQLEMCSRIPQFLPPPGGETQTQELRDVVSGLWVTIRPMVQGKLSAEHLGPVLVLSACMLDLFGWEPAGPPKFCCLLVNRACVEVRMALEEPPGTRLSPQQQNVLTACFRIMEAAMEQACSQGASQSPAQPQTAMAGLSLQQSRQVLGVLEEAFSAVIYYLQQVDPSQYDDPFLFATFRSLCVWLAEETLCLKEEVTALLPFLIGYAKYHLQEQNGKGLADWMSDMSVGDGSQTGAWTGEDVLRYLLPALCHLSAEENPRKVLLSLDVPALLVAFLSRAWGALRTRSGKNATRDSSLETACSTLLNFTVTEPDRVRTDACFTTLEALLSEALPVLLHKPRLLVLAANYCTLGLMIGRLKTFTGPVENSQRRFFSSALRFLLGPLQAGEGGGLARVSPAWEQWWEEAAELWRLGLQALGGCVNAQPWIATLAREEGWLQDTLNLLQSSSSLPDLQTQDALEEALCAIARKCPLCCQDVSACMRTAGRNALYRMAQLRTLLRD; this is translated from the exons ATGGCGGAAAGTGAGGGATCCATGAGTCCCGAGGAGCCCCCGAGAGCGGAGGGTTGCCGTCCTGCCCTTGACAGCTTGTCTGCTGCTCAGCGTGAAGTCCTGGAGCGCAGTCTTCATGCACTCATTCACGCCAAAAACGACAGCCACATATTGGCAGCGCTCCTCTTG ATTACACGGTTGTGTCCAGCCAGTCAGCTGGATAAGGCAACCTTGCATCGTATCTTTGAAGCAGTGGGCTTCAACCTGCCTGCCCGACTTCTGGTGACCGCTGTCCGGGCGAGTGAGAGCTCTCAGCTGCCCCCCGCAGACCTGGTGTCCCTGGGCACAGCCTTGCTGGCTGGTCTCAGCACAGACCAAGACATGGCAACTCATCCCCAGATGCTGATCACCATCCCTCTCCTCCTGGACTTGCTGGAAGGTGGCATGCCAGTCAGCAAGAAGCAAAACCAGAGCACGCCTGCAGAAGACACGTGTCCACATGCGCACGCTGCATCCTCTCAGACACACAAAAGCACCTCGCAGGAGGCGGCACAGGAACGTCCCCCAGGGTTACAGAGTGGCGTTGAGCCAGGTGAGGTTCCTGCCTCTGCCCTGGATGAAGCAGTCGCAGCTGACTGCTACCAGGTTCTCAACACTCTGTGTGCCCTCCCGCGAGGCCCGGATCAGTTGCTGGCACGCGGTGCCGTCCCTGCCCTGTGCAGAGCCGTTTGTAAGAAGCAGACACTCAGCTGTGAGAAGGGTCTCCCGCTCCTGGCTCAGCTCTTGTCCAGCAGCGTTAGGCAGCGGGCATGGAGCAAACACCCATCAgaactctcctctctccttgtTGGCATCTCCAAGGACTTCAGCCAAGCTCCTAAGCAGGACCAGTTGGAGATGTGCTCACGGATACCACAGTTCCTTCCACCGCCAGGAGGCGAGACACAAACCCAAGAGCTCAGGGATGTGGTCTCTGGTCTGTGGGTGACGATACGTCCAATGGTGCAAGGTAAACTCAGCGCAGAGCACCTGGGCCCGGTCCTGGTGCTGTCGGCTTGTATGTTGGACTTGTTTGGATGGGAACCGGCAGGTCCGCCCAAGTTCTGCTGCCTGCTGGTGAACCGTgcatgtgtggaggtgaggatggCTCTGGAAGAGCCACCGGGGACACGGCTCTCCCCGCAGCAGCAGAACGTGCTCACTGCCTGTTTCCGGATCATGGAGGCAGCCATGGAGCAGGCTTGCAGCCAGGGGGCTAGCCAAAGTCCTGCCCAGCCTCAGACTGCCATGGCTGGGCTGAGTCTACAACAGAGCAGGCAGGTCCTGGGGGTTCTGGAGGAGGCCTTCTCTGCTGTCATTTACTACCTGCAGCAG GTAGACCCAAGCCAGTACGATGATCCATTCCTTTTTGCCACGTTccgctctctctgtgtgtggctGGCGGAGGAAACTTTGTGTCTGAAGGAGGAGGTCACTGCCCTCTTGCCCTTTCTCATTGGCTATGCCAAATATCACCTACAAGAGCAGAACGGCAAAGGGCTGGCTGATTGGATGTCAGACATGTCTGTCGGTGACGGTTCACAAACAGGAGCGTGGACAGGGGAGGATGTCTTGAG ATATCTCCTCCCGGCTCTCTGCCACCTGTCTGCTGAAGAGAACCCGAGAAAGGTTCTCCTCTCCCTGGACGTGCCGGCCCTGCTCGTGGCCTTCCTCTCTCGTGCCTGGGGGGCCCTGAGGACCCGTAGTGGGAAAAACGCAACCAGAGATTCCAGCTTGGAAACAGCCTGCTCCACGCTGCTCAACTTCACAGTCACAGAGCCGGACCgagtcag GACTGACGCTTGCTTCACCACGCTTGAAGCACTACTAAGTGAAGCACTTCCTGTGCTCCTCCATAAGCCACGCCTCTTGGTCCTGGCAGCCAATTATTGTACTCTGGGGCTCATGATTGGCAGACTAAAAACATTCACAG GTCCGGTGGAGAACAGCCAGCGCCGGTTCTTCTCCTCCGCCCTGCGGTTCCTCCTCGGGCCGCTGCAGGCGGGTGAGGGGGGCGGGCTGGCCCGAGTCAGCCCCGCGTGGGAGCAGTGGTGGGAGGAGGCGGCCGAGCTCTGGAGGCTCGGCCTGCAGGCCCTGGGCGGCTGTGTGAACGCTCAGCCCTGGATAGCCACCCTGGCCAGGGAGGAGGGCTGGCTGCAGGACACCCTGAACCTGCTGCAGTCCAGCAGTAGCCTCCCGGACCTCCAGACCCAAGATGCGCTGGAGGAGGCGCTGTGTGCCATAGCCCGGAAGTGCCCGCTCTGCTGCCAGGATGTGAGCGCCTGCATGAGAACAGCAGGCAGGAACGCCCTCTACCGCATGGCACAGCTCAGGACGCTGCTCAGGGACTGA
- the tfap2e gene encoding transcription factor AP-2-epsilon isoform X1 — translation MLWKSRTKADPYCVQDRADGLASSSPSGRLSQLSSLNQAAYSTAPPLCHTPASDFQPPYFPPPYPQSSLSYSQNQDSGYPHLPDPYQSINSLHQHQQAAWHTQRTRSEDGGLLSQSHRALTLDPRREYPGVPRLLHGLGEGAAALGDGPLGMHAMGHHGVEDMQGMEEASSLGILDHSVIKKVPVPSKLNGSALSVLSFGKDGLGLGGVSNPGEVFCSVPGRLSLLSSTSKYKVTVGEVQRRLSPPECLNASLLGGVLRRAKSKNGGRCLRERLEKIGLNLPAGRRKAANVTLLTALVEGEAVHLARDFGYVCETEFPARAAAEYLCRQSDPDQLSTRRSMLLATKEICKEFVDLMSQDRSPLGASRPTPSLEPGVQGSLTHFSLLTHGFGTPAICAALSAFQSYLLEALKLLDKGDGGGKGHQDKELKQRK, via the exons ATGTTGTGGAAATCACGGACGAAGGCAGACCCGTATTGTGTCCAG GACCGCGCAGACGGACTGGCGAGCTCCTCGCCGAGTGGCCGCCTCTCGCAGCTGTCCTCGCTGAACCAAGCAGCTTATTCCACGGCTCCTCCTCTGTGCCACACTCCGGCCTCCGACTTCCAGCCTCCCTACTTCCCGCCTCCGTATCCGCAGTCTTCGCTCTCCTATTCTCAGAACCAGGACTCTGGATACCCACACTTACCGGATCCGTACCAGTCAATTAACTCCCTACATCAGCACCAACAAGCTGCTTGGCACACCCAGAGGACCCGGTCGGAAGACGGAGGACTGTTGTCTCAGTCTCATCGGGCTTTGACCCTAGACCCCCGACGGGAGTATCCCGGAGTACCCCGGCTTCTCCATGGACTTGGTGAGGGCGCAGCGGCTCTTGGAGATGGTCCGCTTGGGATGCACGCAATGGGTCATCACGGTGTAGAAGACATGCAG GGCATGGAGGAGGCATCATCCCTGGGGATCCTGGACCATTCTGTTATCAAGAAAG TTCCTGTTCCCTCGAAACTGAACGGCTCCGCTCTGTCTGTCCTCTCCTTCGGGAAGGACGGCTTAGGCCTGGGTGGGGTGTCCAACCCAGGGGAGGTGTTCTGCTCGGTGCCCGGACGCCTGTCACTCCTCAGCTCCACCTCCAAGTACAAAGTGACAGTGGGAGAGGTGCAGAGGAGGTTGTCTCCACCCGAGTGTCTCAATGCCTCACTGCTGGGCGGAGTCCTGCGGAG AGCCAAGTCGAAGAACGGAGGACGCTGCCTGCGTGAACGTCTGGAGAAGATCGGCCTCAACCTCCCGGCGGGCCGCCGCAAGGCCGCTAACGTCACCCTCCTCACGGCACTGGTGGAAG GTGAGGCGGTCCACCTGGCGCGAGACTTTGGTTATGTGTGTGAGACGGAGTTCCCAGCCAGGGCGGCTGCAGAGTACTTATGCAGGCAAAGCGATCCAGACCAGCTGTCCACACGGCGTAGCATGCTGCTGGCCACCAA GGAGATCTGTAAGGAGTTTGTGGATCTGATGTCCCAGGACAGGTCTCCGCTGGGAGCCAGCCGTCCCACGCCGTCCCTGGAGCCTGGGGTGCAGGGCAGCCTGACCCACTTCAGCCTCCTCACCCACGGCTTCGGCACGCCGGCCATCTGCGCCGCCCTCTCCGCCTTCCAGAGCTACCTGCTGGAGGCCCTCAAACTGCTGGACAAGGGTGACGGAGGTGGCAAGGGTCATCAGGACAAGGAGCTCAAACAGCGCAAGTGA
- the tfap2e gene encoding transcription factor AP-2-epsilon isoform X2, with protein sequence MLVHTYSTMDRADGLASSSPSGRLSQLSSLNQAAYSTAPPLCHTPASDFQPPYFPPPYPQSSLSYSQNQDSGYPHLPDPYQSINSLHQHQQAAWHTQRTRSEDGGLLSQSHRALTLDPRREYPGVPRLLHGLGEGAAALGDGPLGMHAMGHHGVEDMQGMEEASSLGILDHSVIKKVPVPSKLNGSALSVLSFGKDGLGLGGVSNPGEVFCSVPGRLSLLSSTSKYKVTVGEVQRRLSPPECLNASLLGGVLRRAKSKNGGRCLRERLEKIGLNLPAGRRKAANVTLLTALVEGEAVHLARDFGYVCETEFPARAAAEYLCRQSDPDQLSTRRSMLLATKEICKEFVDLMSQDRSPLGASRPTPSLEPGVQGSLTHFSLLTHGFGTPAICAALSAFQSYLLEALKLLDKGDGGGKGHQDKELKQRK encoded by the exons ATGTTAGTCCACACCTACTCGACTATG GACCGCGCAGACGGACTGGCGAGCTCCTCGCCGAGTGGCCGCCTCTCGCAGCTGTCCTCGCTGAACCAAGCAGCTTATTCCACGGCTCCTCCTCTGTGCCACACTCCGGCCTCCGACTTCCAGCCTCCCTACTTCCCGCCTCCGTATCCGCAGTCTTCGCTCTCCTATTCTCAGAACCAGGACTCTGGATACCCACACTTACCGGATCCGTACCAGTCAATTAACTCCCTACATCAGCACCAACAAGCTGCTTGGCACACCCAGAGGACCCGGTCGGAAGACGGAGGACTGTTGTCTCAGTCTCATCGGGCTTTGACCCTAGACCCCCGACGGGAGTATCCCGGAGTACCCCGGCTTCTCCATGGACTTGGTGAGGGCGCAGCGGCTCTTGGAGATGGTCCGCTTGGGATGCACGCAATGGGTCATCACGGTGTAGAAGACATGCAG GGCATGGAGGAGGCATCATCCCTGGGGATCCTGGACCATTCTGTTATCAAGAAAG TTCCTGTTCCCTCGAAACTGAACGGCTCCGCTCTGTCTGTCCTCTCCTTCGGGAAGGACGGCTTAGGCCTGGGTGGGGTGTCCAACCCAGGGGAGGTGTTCTGCTCGGTGCCCGGACGCCTGTCACTCCTCAGCTCCACCTCCAAGTACAAAGTGACAGTGGGAGAGGTGCAGAGGAGGTTGTCTCCACCCGAGTGTCTCAATGCCTCACTGCTGGGCGGAGTCCTGCGGAG AGCCAAGTCGAAGAACGGAGGACGCTGCCTGCGTGAACGTCTGGAGAAGATCGGCCTCAACCTCCCGGCGGGCCGCCGCAAGGCCGCTAACGTCACCCTCCTCACGGCACTGGTGGAAG GTGAGGCGGTCCACCTGGCGCGAGACTTTGGTTATGTGTGTGAGACGGAGTTCCCAGCCAGGGCGGCTGCAGAGTACTTATGCAGGCAAAGCGATCCAGACCAGCTGTCCACACGGCGTAGCATGCTGCTGGCCACCAA GGAGATCTGTAAGGAGTTTGTGGATCTGATGTCCCAGGACAGGTCTCCGCTGGGAGCCAGCCGTCCCACGCCGTCCCTGGAGCCTGGGGTGCAGGGCAGCCTGACCCACTTCAGCCTCCTCACCCACGGCTTCGGCACGCCGGCCATCTGCGCCGCCCTCTCCGCCTTCCAGAGCTACCTGCTGGAGGCCCTCAAACTGCTGGACAAGGGTGACGGAGGTGGCAAGGGTCATCAGGACAAGGAGCTCAAACAGCGCAAGTGA